One region of Deltaproteobacteria bacterium genomic DNA includes:
- a CDS encoding LysR family transcriptional regulator → MAKIKADLDLHKLEIFYWVAEHKSFSQAAELLSLRQPTVSAHVQELEKAVGGKLLYRIPGKVSLTPLGQLVAERAKSLLAFKRETVASIEQFHGTLSGELWIGGSSIPGEYLLPARLGEFTKKYPGVKPILRIGDSSEIIADLLDGKVEIAYVGMKRSDPRLKFAKVWDDEMVLAVPKGHPWSGRKALSTADLRAERFISREHGSGTLDAIHELLSHSGKGADELLKITMELGSTAAVKQALLAGFGFSILSRISIRHELDDGTIVEVPIRGLKMERVFYEVQHSRRPLHPIAQAFREFLQP, encoded by the coding sequence ATGGCCAAAATCAAAGCCGATCTCGATCTCCACAAGCTAGAAATCTTTTATTGGGTAGCTGAGCACAAAAGTTTCTCGCAGGCCGCTGAGCTTTTATCCCTGCGCCAGCCGACGGTGAGCGCCCATGTGCAGGAACTAGAAAAGGCCGTTGGCGGCAAACTGCTCTACCGGATTCCCGGCAAGGTGAGTTTGACGCCGCTCGGCCAGTTGGTTGCTGAACGCGCCAAGAGCTTGCTCGCGTTCAAGCGCGAAACCGTTGCTTCCATCGAGCAGTTTCACGGCACGCTTAGCGGCGAATTGTGGATCGGCGGCAGCAGCATTCCCGGTGAATATCTGCTGCCGGCGAGATTGGGCGAATTCACAAAAAAATACCCGGGCGTCAAACCGATTTTGCGGATTGGCGACTCGAGTGAAATCATCGCCGACTTGCTCGATGGCAAAGTCGAGATTGCTTACGTCGGGATGAAGCGCAGCGACCCACGGCTGAAATTTGCCAAGGTATGGGATGACGAGATGGTGTTGGCGGTGCCGAAAGGGCACCCGTGGAGCGGGCGCAAAGCGCTCAGCACGGCGGATTTGCGCGCCGAGCGCTTCATTTCTCGGGAGCACGGTTCAGGCACACTCGATGCGATTCACGAGCTCCTGTCGCACAGCGGCAAAGGGGCCGACGAGCTGCTCAAGATCACCATGGAACTGGGCAGCACCGCGGCGGTGAAGCAAGCTTTGTTGGCCGGTTTTGGCTTTTCGATATTGTCGCGCATTTCGATTCGCCACGAACTCGACGACGGCACGATTGTCGAAGTGCCGATCCGCGGCCTGAAGATGGAGCGCGTTTTCTATGAAGTGCAGCATAGCCGTCGCCCGCTCCATCCGATCGCGCAAGCCTTCCGCGAATTTCTTCAACCATAA
- a CDS encoding ergothioneine biosynthesis protein EgtB: protein MALPLMREFKQGTDELYAKFVTAWARSDAIFDIVGRTGMLAKPIVWRHPFIFYVGHLPAFSWNQICGGILEWKSFNRYFDELFCRGIDPDVDTGECHWHPDVPQEWPTLAETVVYRDKVRGAILESLEALPYCYSNQVMARGGRVFRMVLEHEYMHQETLLYMMQQLPLAEKQRPRAMSTYHYDAAAANRLVRIPAGRARLGARFEHLPFGWDNEFGEIFINVPEFGIDALPVTNGEFLEFVEAGGYRSESFWQPADWSWKNLERKTQPACWVRRNHSWFYRGMFDQWPLEQVASWPVYVSLAEARAYARWRGKRLPTEAEYQRAAFHGPDGRESRYPLGATTHPRRAAAILISITGRRCRWVRVLQVRAAGACKSSSATAGS from the coding sequence ATGGCACTGCCGTTAATGCGCGAATTCAAGCAGGGCACGGACGAGCTATACGCCAAGTTTGTCACCGCATGGGCGCGCTCCGACGCCATCTTCGACATCGTGGGTCGGACGGGGATGCTCGCAAAGCCGATCGTCTGGCGCCATCCGTTTATTTTTTATGTCGGGCACCTGCCGGCTTTTTCCTGGAACCAGATCTGCGGCGGCATCTTGGAATGGAAATCTTTCAACCGCTATTTTGATGAGCTGTTCTGCCGCGGTATAGATCCGGACGTCGACACCGGCGAGTGCCATTGGCATCCCGATGTGCCGCAGGAGTGGCCGACGCTTGCAGAGACCGTTGTGTATCGTGACAAGGTACGCGGCGCGATTTTGGAATCATTGGAAGCCTTGCCGTATTGCTATTCCAATCAGGTGATGGCGCGTGGTGGGCGGGTGTTCCGGATGGTGCTGGAGCACGAGTACATGCATCAAGAGACGCTGCTCTACATGATGCAACAATTGCCGCTGGCCGAAAAACAGCGGCCGCGAGCGATGAGCACATACCACTACGATGCAGCTGCCGCAAACCGCTTAGTCCGTATCCCTGCGGGTCGAGCACGGCTGGGGGCACGCTTTGAACATTTACCATTCGGTTGGGACAACGAGTTCGGTGAGATTTTCATTAACGTTCCGGAATTCGGCATCGATGCACTGCCCGTGACCAACGGTGAGTTTCTCGAATTCGTCGAAGCCGGCGGTTACCGCAGTGAAAGTTTTTGGCAGCCCGCGGACTGGAGCTGGAAAAATCTTGAGCGAAAAACCCAGCCAGCCTGCTGGGTGAGACGAAATCACTCCTGGTTTTACCGCGGTATGTTCGATCAATGGCCGCTGGAGCAAGTTGCTAGCTGGCCGGTTTACGTGAGCCTTGCTGAAGCACGCGCCTATGCACGATGGCGCGGCAAAAGATTGCCGACTGAAGCGGAGTACCAGCGCGCGGCATTCCACGGGCCGGATGGACGCGAGAGCCGTTATCCTCTTGGGGCAACGACGCACCCTCGGCGCGCCGCGGCAATTTTGATTTCAATAACTGGTCGCCGCTGCCGGTGGGTTCGTGTCCTGCA